A window from Desulfovermiculus halophilus DSM 18834 encodes these proteins:
- a CDS encoding PAS domain S-box protein, whose translation MGLRRPFLEREARTGDGGRVGMRKLRWVVLILAVQAFLFASVGGYLVYHSLRQAAFREAERQCVTNVEMVKRSLDSMLSEYRKPVQALAQMEELRSALVGGDRASLQAANAILDTFQTSMQADVCYLLDATGTTIASSNRFAPNSFVGQDFGFRPYFQKAIAGNSTSYMALGVISEERGVYYSAPVLGQDGDIPVGAAVIKISIEPIESRLLTGSNQYFLVHSPQGIVFITNYDPWLFTSLSHLGAETRQRLTQSKQFGTGPWQWSGLEIQDANAVGPQGTSYLVYRRSLRDFPGWGLVYLHNQQAVAHTVQDSVIRVAGPFVFGICLIIGVSIFLLYRTASKEILHRNQLEEELRESESKYRSIYHQTPAMLHSIDDQYRLVSVSDYWLEVTGYTRQEVIGRRLTDFFTPESKQLAEEIILPRFFQRGVSKEVPYRFVKKNGQVMDILLSCLGIRDDQGNIQRTLAISVDVTARNRAQEELKRAKEKLSAYSRNLEKLVHQRSQEMSGILKYTPAVIYIKNRKGEYQLINDRFEKLFHVTKADIVGRKDEDRLPAAVASQLRSNDLQVLKTESECQFTEWVRQADGLHTYLSVKFPIYGEDRSVVGVCGISTDITELQKTQDKLRRLSASVIENQEKERAALSRELHDELGQMLTALRMDSVWLEKRLPGTDQKAAERAGIMRQLVDKTIDDVRNMAYQLRPGVLDDLGLRDALESLVQDFRNRSTWQCTFQADQIPELDGPTATAVYRIVQEALTNALRHSRAGEVAVSVSAEGQSVLVVQVADDGVGFDLGQDDNGQGFGLTGMQERANLVGGSIAFSSVRGEGTRVVCRVPLDGEVQPGSDPGSMTDGEMTGA comes from the coding sequence ATGGGACTGAGACGACCTTTTTTAGAGCGTGAGGCCCGGACCGGGGACGGGGGGCGGGTTGGAATGCGCAAGCTGCGCTGGGTCGTGTTGATCCTGGCGGTGCAGGCCTTTCTTTTCGCCTCAGTTGGCGGATATTTGGTTTATCATTCCCTGCGCCAGGCCGCGTTCCGGGAGGCGGAGCGGCAGTGCGTGACCAATGTGGAAATGGTCAAGCGTTCCCTGGATTCCATGCTCTCGGAGTATCGCAAGCCGGTCCAGGCCTTGGCCCAAATGGAAGAGCTTCGAAGCGCGCTGGTCGGCGGGGACAGAGCCTCCCTGCAGGCGGCCAACGCAATCCTGGATACATTTCAGACCTCCATGCAGGCCGATGTCTGTTACCTGTTGGATGCAACTGGGACAACCATTGCCTCCAGCAACCGCTTTGCTCCCAACAGCTTTGTGGGTCAGGACTTTGGCTTCCGGCCCTATTTCCAAAAGGCAATAGCCGGGAACTCCACATCCTATATGGCCTTGGGGGTAATCTCTGAGGAGCGGGGGGTGTACTACAGCGCCCCTGTCCTGGGCCAAGATGGAGACATCCCGGTGGGCGCAGCGGTGATTAAGATATCCATTGAGCCCATTGAATCCAGGCTGCTCACCGGGTCCAATCAGTACTTTCTGGTCCATTCCCCCCAGGGCATCGTATTTATCACCAATTATGACCCCTGGCTGTTTACCTCCCTGAGCCATCTCGGTGCTGAAACCAGGCAGCGGCTGACCCAGAGCAAGCAGTTCGGGACCGGTCCATGGCAATGGTCCGGACTGGAGATTCAGGATGCAAACGCAGTCGGCCCACAAGGGACTTCTTACCTGGTCTACAGGCGATCTCTGCGTGATTTTCCAGGCTGGGGACTGGTGTATCTCCATAATCAGCAGGCTGTGGCCCATACGGTCCAGGATTCCGTGATCCGGGTCGCCGGGCCCTTTGTGTTCGGGATATGCCTGATCATCGGTGTCTCGATCTTCCTCCTGTATCGAACCGCCAGCAAGGAGATTCTGCATCGCAACCAGCTGGAGGAGGAACTGCGGGAGAGCGAGAGCAAATACCGCTCCATATATCACCAGACGCCGGCCATGCTGCACTCCATTGACGACCAGTACCGCCTGGTCAGTGTCAGCGACTACTGGCTGGAGGTGACCGGCTACACGCGGCAGGAGGTCATCGGACGCAGGCTGACCGACTTTTTTACCCCGGAGTCCAAGCAGCTGGCGGAAGAGATTATCCTTCCCCGCTTCTTTCAGCGCGGGGTGAGCAAGGAAGTCCCGTACAGGTTCGTGAAAAAGAACGGGCAGGTGATGGATATTCTCCTGTCCTGTCTGGGGATACGGGACGATCAGGGGAATATTCAGCGGACCCTGGCCATATCCGTGGATGTTACGGCCAGAAACCGGGCCCAGGAGGAGCTCAAGCGGGCCAAAGAAAAGCTGAGCGCATATTCCCGCAACCTGGAAAAGCTGGTCCACCAGCGGTCCCAGGAGATGTCCGGGATTTTAAAGTATACCCCTGCGGTCATTTATATCAAGAACCGGAAGGGCGAGTATCAGCTGATCAACGACCGGTTCGAGAAGCTTTTTCATGTCACCAAGGCGGATATTGTGGGCCGGAAGGATGAGGACCGACTGCCCGCTGCTGTGGCCAGCCAGCTGCGCTCCAACGATCTGCAGGTCCTGAAGACCGAGTCCGAGTGTCAGTTCACGGAATGGGTGCGCCAGGCAGACGGCCTGCACACCTACCTTTCGGTCAAGTTTCCCATTTACGGGGAAGACCGGTCCGTGGTCGGGGTCTGCGGCATATCCACAGATATTACCGAGCTGCAGAAAACCCAGGACAAGCTGCGGCGGTTGTCGGCCAGTGTGATTGAAAACCAGGAAAAGGAACGGGCCGCCTTGTCCAGGGAGCTGCACGACGAGCTGGGACAGATGCTCACCGCCTTGCGTATGGATTCGGTATGGCTGGAAAAGCGTCTTCCGGGCACGGACCAGAAGGCGGCCGAACGGGCGGGGATCATGCGCCAGCTGGTGGACAAGACCATTGATGACGTCCGGAATATGGCCTATCAGCTTCGGCCGGGGGTCCTGGACGATCTGGGGCTCCGGGACGCTTTGGAGTCCCTGGTTCAGGATTTCAGGAATCGGAGCACATGGCAGTGCACCTTCCAGGCCGACCAGATTCCGGAGCTGGATGGGCCGACCGCTACGGCGGTGTACAGGATCGTGCAGGAGGCCCTGACCAATGCCCTGCGTCACTCCCGGGCCGGGGAGGTTGCTGTTTCCGTGTCTGCTGAGGGACAAAGCGTTCTGGTGGTTCAGGTGGCGGACGACGGAGTGGGATTTGATCTTGGCCAGGACGACAACGGGCAGGGATTCGGGCTGACCGGGATGCAGGAGCGGGCGAATCTGGTGGGGGGATCGATTGCCTTTTCCTCCGTCCGGGGAGAGGGGACCAGGGTGGTCTGCCGGGTGCCCCTGGACGGGGAGGTGCAGCCCGGATCGGATCCCGGGTCGATGACGGATGGGGAAATGACCGGAGCATGA
- a CDS encoding aminotransferase class IV: MPELVSTEDYIQRLLTTSRPGLEDILAFYDHRVGVLAPDPRLMLIPLDDHLVHRGDGVFETLKFEHGRMYQLDAHLQRMQGSSRSIYVQPPCSWKRVRELTLEVAASAGTASGLVSLFIGRGPGGLGIDFRECLEPSLYIVVRRLNPKPKQFWEQGATAVRVTTPAKQGYLSQIKSVDYLPNVLMKREAVLQGADFPLCFDQHGYLAEGATENVCLVSRSGDIVVPEFRQALRGTTLMRALELTEDTMPVVFRPVHEQDILDAREVIVLGTSFDAASIVRYNGQPIHDVRPGPVAERMRQTLQKDLLENGCPLAAGKQTCLS; this comes from the coding sequence GTGCCGGAACTGGTCAGCACAGAAGACTACATCCAGCGTCTGCTCACCACTTCGAGGCCCGGGCTGGAAGATATCCTGGCCTTTTACGATCACCGGGTCGGCGTCCTGGCCCCGGATCCCCGGCTGATGCTCATCCCTTTGGATGATCATCTGGTTCATCGCGGGGACGGGGTCTTTGAGACCCTGAAGTTCGAACATGGACGCATGTATCAGCTGGACGCCCATCTGCAGCGGATGCAGGGCTCCAGCCGCTCCATCTATGTCCAGCCCCCCTGCTCCTGGAAGCGGGTCCGGGAGTTGACTCTGGAGGTGGCCGCGTCCGCGGGAACCGCCTCCGGCCTGGTCAGCCTGTTCATCGGCCGCGGACCCGGTGGGCTGGGGATAGATTTCCGGGAGTGCCTGGAGCCGAGCCTGTATATCGTGGTCCGCAGACTGAATCCCAAGCCGAAGCAGTTCTGGGAGCAGGGGGCCACTGCCGTCAGGGTGACCACCCCGGCCAAACAGGGGTATCTTTCCCAGATCAAGAGCGTGGACTATCTGCCCAATGTCCTCATGAAGCGTGAAGCCGTGCTCCAGGGGGCTGATTTCCCCTTGTGCTTCGACCAGCACGGCTATCTGGCCGAGGGAGCCACGGAAAACGTCTGTCTGGTCTCCCGCTCCGGGGACATCGTGGTTCCCGAGTTTCGACAGGCCCTGCGGGGCACGACCCTGATGCGGGCCCTTGAGCTGACAGAGGACACAATGCCCGTCGTCTTCCGGCCGGTCCACGAGCAGGATATCCTGGACGCCCGGGAAGTGATCGTCCTGGGGACCAGCTTTGATGCCGCGAGCATAGTTCGCTACAATGGCCAGCCCATTCACGATGTCCGGCCAGGGCCGGTGGCCGAAAGAATGCGCCAGACCCTGCAGAAGGACCTGCTGGAGAACGGATGCCCCCTGGCGGCCGGCAAACAGACATGTCTTTCATGA
- a CDS encoding aspartate-semialdehyde dehydrogenase: MSRDGLVVAVAGATGAVGREMLKILQERQFPAREVRALASSRSAGARVPFGDDELMVQELTEDSFADVDLALFSAGGDTSKTFAPIAAEAGCVVVDNSSAWRMDPEVPLVVPEVNPQALKEHKNIIANPNCSTIQMVVVLKPIHDTVGITRVVVSTYQAVSGSGQKAVEELQNQVRALFNMQDPACEVYPHQIAFNCLPHIDAFLDNEYTKEEMKMINETAKILGDERVRVTATTVRVPVFYGHSESVNIETAKKLSSKEARGLLSQAPGIRVLDNPRENIYPLPVDAAGTDETFVGRIREDPTVANGLNLWIVADNIRKGAALNTVQIGEELIRQDLLAR, from the coding sequence ATGAGCAGGGATGGTCTGGTAGTAGCTGTAGCCGGTGCGACGGGGGCCGTCGGCCGGGAGATGCTGAAAATCCTGCAGGAGCGTCAGTTTCCGGCCCGGGAAGTCCGGGCTCTGGCTTCGTCCAGATCGGCTGGAGCCAGGGTGCCTTTCGGGGATGATGAGCTGATGGTGCAGGAGCTGACCGAGGACTCCTTTGCCGATGTGGACCTGGCCCTGTTTTCAGCCGGAGGGGATACCTCCAAGACCTTCGCCCCCATTGCGGCTGAAGCGGGCTGCGTGGTGGTGGACAACTCCAGCGCCTGGCGCATGGATCCGGAGGTGCCCCTGGTTGTTCCGGAAGTCAATCCCCAGGCCCTGAAGGAGCACAAGAATATCATCGCCAATCCGAACTGCTCCACCATTCAGATGGTGGTGGTTCTCAAGCCCATCCACGATACTGTGGGCATCACCCGGGTGGTTGTCTCCACCTATCAGGCGGTCTCCGGCAGCGGACAAAAGGCCGTTGAGGAGCTGCAGAACCAGGTCCGGGCCCTGTTCAACATGCAGGATCCGGCCTGCGAGGTCTATCCGCACCAGATCGCGTTCAACTGCCTGCCGCACATCGACGCCTTCTTGGACAATGAGTACACCAAGGAGGAAATGAAGATGATCAATGAAACGGCTAAGATCTTGGGGGATGAGCGGGTCAGGGTGACTGCAACCACGGTCCGGGTTCCCGTCTTTTACGGACACAGCGAGTCGGTGAACATTGAGACCGCCAAGAAGCTGAGCTCCAAAGAGGCCCGGGGGCTTTTGAGCCAGGCTCCGGGAATCCGGGTCCTGGACAACCCCAGAGAGAACATCTACCCCTTGCCGGTGGACGCGGCCGGGACGGATGAGACCTTTGTGGGCCGAATCCGGGAGGACCCCACTGTGGCCAATGGACTGAACCTGTGGATTGTGGCCGACAATATCCGCAAGGGGGCGGCCCTGAACACAGTGCAGATCGGCGAGGAGCTGATCCGCCAGGATCTTCTGGCCCGGTAG
- a CDS encoding type II secretion system F family protein, whose product MPLFLYRAMNRSGRKVKGDLDAPSLDMAHNALQRRGYSRIKVKPKPKDLLEGTFLEKKPSSRDMVVFSRQFATMINSGVPILQCLQVMCEQTENNKLRRTLYEVRNDVEGGSSLSEALSRHKDVFDALYTNMVHAGETGGVLDLVLDRLSEYIEKAANLKSKVKGAMVYPAVVTVVAIAVIAIILIFVIPTFESMFADFGGALPLPTRIVIDLSRWVKGNILLILGAAAAAAISLRLFYSWEKGKTLIDRWILFLPVFGPLLRKVAVARFSRTLSTMVSSGVPILHALDIVARTSGNKTVEQGVHRAMRSISEGQTLAEPLDATGVFPPMVIHMISIGETTGALDSMLAKIADFYDDEVDVAVATLTSLIEPIMIVFLGIVVGGLVISMYLPIFKIAGTVAG is encoded by the coding sequence ATGCCCCTTTTTCTGTACAGGGCCATGAACCGATCCGGGCGGAAGGTCAAAGGCGACCTGGATGCTCCCAGCCTGGACATGGCCCACAACGCCCTGCAGCGCCGAGGATACTCCCGGATCAAGGTCAAACCGAAGCCCAAGGATCTGCTGGAAGGGACCTTTCTGGAGAAAAAGCCTTCATCCCGGGATATGGTGGTCTTTTCCCGGCAGTTTGCGACCATGATCAACTCCGGGGTGCCCATTCTGCAGTGCCTGCAGGTCATGTGCGAGCAGACGGAAAACAACAAGCTCAGGCGGACCCTGTACGAAGTGCGCAACGACGTGGAAGGCGGCAGCTCCTTGTCCGAGGCCTTAAGCAGGCACAAGGACGTCTTCGACGCCCTGTACACCAATATGGTGCACGCCGGAGAGACCGGGGGGGTCCTGGATCTGGTCCTGGACAGGCTTTCGGAATATATCGAGAAGGCGGCCAACCTGAAATCCAAGGTCAAAGGGGCCATGGTCTATCCGGCCGTGGTCACGGTGGTGGCCATCGCCGTGATCGCCATCATCCTTATCTTCGTCATTCCCACCTTTGAAAGCATGTTCGCGGATTTCGGAGGCGCCCTTCCGCTGCCGACCCGCATAGTCATTGATCTCAGCCGCTGGGTCAAAGGCAATATTTTGCTTATTCTCGGTGCGGCAGCGGCTGCGGCCATATCTCTGCGCCTGTTCTACTCCTGGGAAAAGGGGAAGACACTGATTGACCGCTGGATCCTGTTCCTCCCTGTGTTCGGGCCCCTGCTGCGCAAGGTGGCCGTGGCCAGGTTCAGCCGAACCCTGAGCACAATGGTTTCCAGCGGGGTGCCCATATTGCATGCCCTGGACATCGTGGCCAGAACATCCGGAAACAAGACCGTGGAGCAGGGGGTGCACAGGGCCATGCGCTCCATATCCGAGGGGCAGACCCTGGCTGAGCCGTTGGACGCAACCGGGGTCTTCCCCCCCATGGTCATCCACATGATATCCATCGGGGAGACAACCGGGGCTCTGGATTCAATGCTGGCCAAGATTGCCGACTTCTATGACGACGAAGTGGATGTGGCCGTGGCTACCTTGACTTCTCTGATTGAACCCATCATGATCGTTTTTTTGGGGATTGTGGTCGGGGGATTGGTCATCAGCATGTATCTGCCCATATTCAAGATTGCCGGGACAGTGGCCGGCTGA
- a CDS encoding GspE/PulE family protein translates to MDSTRMGQRLQQEFGLGREQMARIKQLQRTRGIGLLRAAFELECISPEDYAQFAAAEYRLPVVRSKELHLPEEVMQILPVSVCRKYECIPFQRRGQYLDLAIAEPDNILAQDDIRFMTGLEIVAHVAAPSWIKPVLDGLDSDDQQHLRGVSESLAQFAEPEPGQAAGGSDSHEASILEEANQGPVVKMVNVLIMDAIRKKASDIHIESYEELFRVRYRLDGVLREIMRPPAGMRAALISRIKIMANLNIAEKRLPQDGRIKVRTPGGSEAEFRVSILPTLFGEKVVLRYLDTSALQVDMAKLGLEPQTLQLLQKIVHSPHGIFLVTGPTGSGKTTTLYSVLKELNTEEVNIATVEDPVELTLSGVNQVQVKEDIGLSFSAALRSFLRQDPDIILVGEIRDQETAQIAIKAALTGHLVLSTLHTNDAPSTINRLVNMEVEGFMLASALRGILAQRLVRTLCPECRQPRVVHGPEAEQLGLSNQDPAQVFDPGGCAQCHHSGYKGRTGVYECLEVTPEMQRLIERQASLPEMRGLALEQGMQTLRQSAVNKLIQGRTSVQEVMRLTVDA, encoded by the coding sequence ATGGACAGCACACGCATGGGGCAGAGACTGCAGCAGGAATTCGGCCTGGGCCGGGAGCAGATGGCCAGGATCAAGCAGCTGCAGCGGACCAGGGGCATCGGCCTGCTTCGAGCGGCCTTCGAGCTTGAATGCATCTCCCCCGAGGACTACGCACAGTTTGCGGCCGCTGAATACCGGCTGCCTGTGGTCCGGTCCAAGGAGCTGCACCTTCCGGAGGAGGTGATGCAGATCCTGCCTGTGAGCGTCTGCCGCAAGTATGAGTGTATCCCTTTTCAGCGCCGAGGACAATATTTGGATCTGGCCATTGCAGAGCCGGACAACATCCTGGCCCAGGACGACATCCGGTTCATGACCGGCCTGGAGATCGTCGCCCATGTGGCGGCTCCCAGCTGGATCAAACCGGTTCTGGACGGCCTGGACAGCGATGATCAGCAGCACCTCCGCGGGGTATCCGAATCCCTGGCTCAGTTCGCCGAGCCGGAGCCGGGCCAGGCTGCGGGCGGCAGCGATTCCCATGAGGCTTCCATCCTGGAGGAGGCCAACCAGGGGCCGGTGGTCAAGATGGTCAATGTTTTGATCATGGACGCCATACGCAAGAAGGCATCGGACATCCACATCGAATCCTATGAGGAGCTGTTCCGGGTCAGGTACCGCCTGGACGGAGTTTTGCGGGAGATCATGCGTCCTCCGGCCGGAATGCGGGCGGCTCTTATCTCCAGGATCAAGATCATGGCCAATCTGAATATTGCTGAAAAGCGCCTGCCCCAGGACGGGCGGATCAAGGTCCGGACCCCTGGGGGGAGCGAAGCCGAGTTCCGGGTCTCCATCCTGCCCACCCTGTTCGGCGAAAAAGTGGTCCTTCGCTACCTGGACACCTCGGCCCTGCAGGTGGACATGGCCAAACTTGGCCTTGAACCCCAGACTCTGCAGCTGCTGCAGAAGATCGTGCACAGCCCGCACGGGATTTTTCTGGTGACCGGTCCCACCGGAAGCGGCAAGACGACCACCCTGTACTCGGTTCTCAAGGAGCTGAATACCGAGGAAGTGAACATCGCCACCGTGGAAGATCCGGTAGAGCTCACCCTGAGCGGGGTGAACCAGGTCCAGGTCAAGGAGGACATCGGGCTGAGCTTTTCCGCTGCCCTGCGCTCCTTTTTGCGTCAGGATCCGGATATCATCCTGGTCGGGGAGATACGGGACCAGGAAACGGCTCAGATAGCGATCAAGGCCGCGTTGACCGGTCATCTGGTCCTGTCCACCCTGCACACCAACGATGCGCCGAGTACGATCAACAGGCTGGTGAACATGGAGGTGGAGGGATTCATGCTGGCTTCCGCCCTGCGCGGGATATTGGCCCAGCGCCTGGTCCGCACTCTGTGCCCGGAATGCAGGCAGCCCAGGGTGGTGCACGGCCCGGAGGCTGAACAGCTGGGTCTGTCCAATCAGGATCCGGCCCAGGTCTTTGATCCCGGCGGGTGCGCCCAGTGCCATCACAGCGGATACAAGGGTCGTACCGGGGTCTACGAGTGTCTGGAAGTGACTCCGGAGATGCAGCGGTTGATAGAACGTCAGGCATCCTTGCCCGAGATGCGCGGGCTGGCCTTGGAGCAAGGCATGCAGACCCTGCGCCAGAGCGCGGTGAACAAACTGATCCAGGGCCGCACCTCGGTACAGGAGGTGATGCGCCTAACCGTGGATGCATAG
- the kdsB gene encoding 3-deoxy-manno-octulosonate cytidylyltransferase codes for MPLPFPCIAIIPARYGSTRFPGKPLTPILGRPMFWHVARRAQASPSIQAVYLATDDERIAREAELLDIPAIMTSPKHSSGTDRILEAACSLDLHQDTVVVNIQGDEPGLDPHLVDRLVEPFLQPEVQVSTAARILGPEYAEDPNLVKVVRAWTGQALYFSRAPIPHTRDGQPEDVLLHIGMYAFRLPTLRRFHQLGPSPLEKKEKLEQLRLLEAGIPIHVVLTDHQCYGVDRPEDVARVEAILRKEQGECAQY; via the coding sequence ATGCCTCTGCCCTTCCCCTGCATCGCCATCATCCCGGCCAGATACGGCTCCACCCGCTTTCCGGGCAAGCCCTTGACCCCCATTCTGGGCCGGCCCATGTTCTGGCATGTTGCCCGCCGGGCCCAGGCCAGTCCATCCATTCAGGCCGTCTACCTGGCCACGGACGATGAACGCATTGCGCGGGAAGCAGAACTCCTGGATATCCCTGCAATCATGACCAGCCCTAAACACTCCAGCGGTACGGACCGGATTCTGGAAGCGGCCTGCAGCCTGGACTTGCACCAGGACACGGTCGTGGTCAATATTCAGGGTGACGAGCCCGGCCTGGACCCGCATCTGGTGGACCGGCTGGTGGAGCCGTTTTTGCAGCCGGAGGTCCAGGTCAGCACGGCCGCCCGCATATTGGGCCCTGAGTACGCTGAAGATCCCAATCTCGTCAAGGTCGTCCGGGCCTGGACTGGACAGGCCCTCTATTTTTCCCGCGCCCCGATTCCCCATACCCGGGACGGCCAGCCGGAAGACGTCCTGCTGCACATCGGGATGTACGCCTTCCGGCTTCCAACCCTGCGCCGTTTCCATCAGCTCGGACCCAGTCCACTGGAAAAAAAGGAAAAACTGGAGCAGCTCCGCCTGCTGGAGGCCGGCATCCCCATCCATGTTGTCCTGACCGATCATCAATGCTATGGCGTGGACCGCCCGGAGGATGTGGCCAGGGTGGAAGCCATCTTACGCAAGGAGCAGGGTGAATGCGCGCAATATTAG
- the carA gene encoding glutamine-hydrolyzing carbamoyl-phosphate synthase small subunit, whose protein sequence is MRAILGLEDGTWFQGRSFTGPGESGGEVIFNTGMCGYQEILTDPSYRRQMVCMTYPHMGNYGVNPEDIESSRVQVAGFIVKECCPVPSNFRSTASLPEYLRDNGIVGLEGIDTRALTRHIRIHGAMRGYVSTRGEEPTDVVAKARELPPMQGLNLVHEVTAPRPYLWTGQGPHYLDMDPGPDIWPETGPRVVVIDYGAKWNILRLLRANGFQVLAVPSSTTAQDIKALHPDAVFLSNGPGDPAAVPDCIHTTALLAEEYPIAGICLGHQLLGLALGGTSFKLKFGHHGVNHPVKCLRTGQIDISSQNHGFCVDVSNVDTLKQTHVNLNDNTLEGFVHSTKPIMAVQHHPEAAPGPHDANSFFQAFARMVKGSWTQKVELSA, encoded by the coding sequence ATGCGCGCAATATTAGGCTTGGAAGACGGGACGTGGTTTCAGGGCAGATCCTTCACCGGACCCGGAGAATCCGGCGGAGAGGTCATTTTCAATACCGGGATGTGCGGGTATCAGGAAATTTTGACCGACCCTTCCTACCGCCGGCAGATGGTATGCATGACCTATCCGCATATGGGCAACTACGGGGTGAATCCGGAGGACATCGAGTCCAGCCGGGTGCAGGTGGCCGGATTTATCGTCAAGGAGTGCTGTCCGGTGCCCTCCAACTTCCGGAGCACCGCGTCCCTGCCCGAATACCTCCGGGACAACGGGATCGTGGGCCTGGAAGGCATCGATACCCGGGCCCTGACCAGACACATCCGCATTCACGGGGCCATGCGCGGGTACGTCTCCACCCGGGGCGAGGAGCCGACTGACGTCGTGGCCAAGGCCAGGGAGCTGCCGCCCATGCAGGGCCTGAACCTGGTGCACGAGGTGACCGCCCCCCGGCCCTACCTCTGGACCGGCCAAGGGCCGCACTACCTGGATATGGACCCGGGACCGGACATCTGGCCCGAGACAGGGCCGCGGGTGGTGGTCATAGACTACGGGGCCAAGTGGAATATCCTCCGCCTGCTCCGGGCCAACGGCTTTCAGGTCCTGGCGGTCCCGTCCTCCACCACCGCCCAGGACATAAAGGCCCTTCACCCGGATGCCGTGTTCTTGAGCAACGGACCGGGCGACCCGGCGGCCGTGCCCGATTGCATCCACACCACCGCTCTGCTGGCCGAGGAGTATCCCATCGCCGGGATCTGTCTTGGCCACCAGCTCCTGGGGCTGGCCCTGGGCGGAACCAGCTTCAAGCTGAAGTTCGGGCACCACGGGGTCAATCATCCGGTCAAATGCCTGCGCACCGGCCAGATCGACATCTCTTCCCAGAATCACGGTTTCTGCGTGGATGTGTCCAATGTGGACACCCTGAAGCAGACCCATGTCAACCTCAACGACAACACCCTGGAAGGGTTTGTGCACAGCACAAAGCCGATCATGGCCGTTCAGCACCATCCGGAGGCCGCCCCCGGCCCCCACGACGCAAACTCCTTTTTCCAGGCCTTCGCCCGGATGGTTAAGGGCTCTTGGACACAGAAAGTGGAATTGTCTGCATAA
- the pdxA gene encoding 4-hydroxythreonine-4-phosphate dehydrogenase PdxA, whose amino-acid sequence MSHCASPLVLTLGDPNGIGPELVCGLAGSGRLVRRDRALVLIGPEQALVHHCRTMGLHRFWRAADRMDEVGGQGIYCLRLPELAEWEPRPGRADIRGGLAAGHALHAACGLLLSGRARGVVTCPLNKAMLQEAGFDFPGHTEFLAVESGLGPDQVCMLLAGDRLRVALVTTHPRLKDVPDLITQDKVERCLRQTWEFVRAVNGGQETGCRPVGVCGLNPHAGEGGHIGDEEETIILPAIQAAAAKGVAATGPWPADSVFYRAYHGEFSAVLAMYHDQGLGPLKLVHFQHAVNVTLGLPFVRTSVDHGTAYELVGRGRAGTQSLQRALDTAEMLIQARARSAGPEPAV is encoded by the coding sequence ATGTCCCATTGTGCATCTCCCCTTGTGCTGACTCTTGGTGATCCCAACGGGATAGGTCCGGAGCTGGTCTGCGGGCTGGCCGGCAGCGGACGGCTGGTCCGCCGGGATCGGGCACTGGTCCTCATCGGACCGGAGCAGGCCCTTGTCCACCACTGCCGGACTATGGGTCTGCACCGCTTCTGGCGGGCAGCAGACAGAATGGATGAAGTCGGCGGGCAGGGCATATACTGTCTGCGCCTGCCGGAGCTGGCTGAATGGGAGCCTCGTCCGGGGCGGGCGGACATTCGGGGGGGATTGGCTGCTGGACATGCCCTGCATGCGGCCTGCGGCCTGCTTCTTTCCGGCCGGGCCAGGGGCGTGGTGACCTGTCCGCTGAACAAAGCCATGCTCCAGGAAGCGGGGTTCGATTTCCCCGGCCACACCGAGTTTCTGGCGGTCGAGAGCGGGCTGGGGCCGGATCAGGTCTGCATGCTCTTGGCCGGAGACAGGCTGCGGGTCGCTCTGGTCACCACCCATCCCCGACTGAAGGACGTCCCGGACCTTATAACCCAAGACAAGGTTGAGCGCTGTCTGAGGCAGACCTGGGAGTTCGTTCGGGCCGTGAACGGCGGACAGGAGACGGGGTGCAGGCCGGTCGGGGTCTGCGGGCTCAATCCCCATGCCGGGGAAGGCGGGCATATCGGGGACGAGGAAGAAACGATCATCCTCCCGGCCATACAGGCCGCAGCAGCCAAGGGGGTTGCGGCCACCGGACCCTGGCCTGCGGATTCAGTGTTCTACCGGGCCTACCACGGCGAGTTTTCCGCTGTGCTGGCCATGTACCACGATCAGGGCCTGGGGCCGCTGAAGCTGGTTCATTTCCAGCATGCGGTGAACGTGACCCTGGGCCTGCCCTTTGTGCGGACCTCTGTGGACCACGGCACGGCCTATGAACTGGTGGGCAGGGGACGAGCCGGCACGCAGAGCCTGCAGCGGGCCCTGGATACGGCGGAGATGCTGATTCAGGCCCGAGCCCGGTCCGCAGGGCCGGAGCCGGCTGTGTAG